The DNA window CATGCTATGTTTCTTGGAATGTCTTAATTACTGAGTTTCCCTAAATTGAGAGCATCATCTGATAATGTGCCTTTTCTGAAATTTGGAGCCAAAAATTCAAAGTGAATTTAATTACTGTATAACAGTCCTAGAGTTGGAAGTAAGCTTTCAGTTTAAGTTTCTGTAGGTGTgagaaaaattgtattttcatcAATGTCTACAGTTTTTGTGTGGAACAAAGATTTCACTTCCCATTCTTGAGGAAGTCGGAAGTCTTTTGTGGGTAGCAGATGATGGCCAGTTGTGGGACCTGATCCCATAGGCTGGTCATGACTTGCAAAACCATGCTCCTGGATTCTGAATGGCCCACTTTGAACTGCTGGTTTGATGAGGCACATTGAAAGCAGAGAAATGTTTTCTATCACAGAATTCTCTGTGCTCAGTTACCAGTTTGGCTCTGTTAgagtaaaatgtttaattaacaCTTCTTTCAGTTACAAAGCAGTATTAGGAGTCTgcttttagtttacttttttttttaatgttaatttatttttgagagagaaagtgagtgagagagagagagacagagtgttggggaggggcagagagagaaggagacacagaatctgaagcaggctccaggcttcgagctggcagcacagagccccacgtggggcttgaactcatgagccatgagatcatgacctgagccgaagtcggatgctcagccaactgagtcacccaggtgcccctagtgtacTTTTATTAGAGATGGTTCTTTACTATCAGCACCAGAAAGGCTATCTCATTGcttatcttttgtttcttaaaatagatGTTCAGTATTTACTGTGGGAAAGACTGGACAGGCCAAGGAGTTAATGCACCtaatacaaatgaagaaatacttTGAATACCTTGCCCTTCAATTGGGACAATTCTAAATCACAGAATCTCTACAGTCTCCTGGAGGAATACAGTTGGCTTGCACTCCGGTTATAGCAACATAAGCATCTTTCCTTTCTCAGTACCGCTTCCCTGTTCCCTTACTAATGAATACTAAAATCAGCTTCCAAATAAACTACATGCAATACAATTTTGTCTTAGGGTCTTCTAAGGGAAACCAACCTAAGTAACTATGTAGAGCTGCTACTCCTACATATATAACCCTTCAATGTAATGGTTCCTGACATTCCCCAGAGCTGGGTTGTACTTTGTTTTCAAACCTTATGGGAAGGAGAAGGGATTTTCTTATATTACTTATTGTCAAAATAACCACAGTTTcaatcataaaatattatttagtagATACTACTGCTGTCTGCTAAAATAATAATACCCTTATATAGTAGATTCACATCTCCCATGCTAACCAAAGTAATGAATAAATGCTCTACAGAGGAGTAGAATTTTGATCAGTGAGGtagaaaatatattaagtttatgtctattttaaatttcagatgctaggtagaaatatataaaagacaGATTGATGTATAAGTTGAGAGCTCCAATGGTAGAACCAGTTAGCAGAGTCTGACATAATGTCCTTATTTGCTCAATCTTTTTATGGCTAcctttatgtctttatttcttaaCGTATATATGATGGGATTTAAGATGGGTGTGATAGCAAAGTCAGCAATGAACAGGTATTTATCAATTGACGATGTGGGGAAAGGCCATACATAGAGAAACATGCATGGAGTGAAAAATAGAACCACCACAGTGATGTGAGCTGACAGAGTGACAAATGCTTTGGATAAGTCTCCTGAAGAACGTTTCCAGACAGTGACCAAAATGAAGATATAGGAAAGGATTAGCAGGAAGAAGGTGCCCATGCTCATGAAGCCACTGTTGGCAGCAATAATAAACTCAAACTTGGCTCCATCTGTGCATGCAAGTTTTATGATCCTGGGAAAGTCACAGTAAAAGCTGTCTACTTTATTAGGACCGCAAAAGGGCAAGTTTATAATGAAAGCAAACTGGGACATAGCATGGATCACCCCAATGACCCAGCCAGCAATTACAAAAGAAACACATATTTTAGGGTTCATGATGTTCAGGTAGTGAAGAGGCTTACAGATTGCTGTGTACCTGTCAAATGCCATGGCGATGAGTAACACCATCTCCACTCCTCCCATGATGTGGATGAAGCATATCTGTGTCATACAACTTTGGAAAGAAATTATCTTGTATTCATTTAAAAGGTCTCTAATCATTTTGGGGACTGTGGTAGAGGCAACCCCCACGTCAATGAAGGACAGATTGGCCAGTAGGAAGTACATAGGAGAATGTAAATGAGaatcaaaaattaccaaaaagacaaTGAAGAGATTTCCCAGGATGATTCCTAAATAGATCAAGGAAAATATTAATGTAAGAAAAACTTTAGTTTCCCAAGAACTAGAGAGTCCAAGCAACACAAACTCAGAAACCATAGAATTATTTAATCCATCCATTGACTTGGGCAGAAGAGCTGATTTTCAAATCACCTGAGAATAGAAAATGATTAAAAGTCAGAATCAGTGGTACAAGtgtaaatttcctatttcttgctAGTTTTTTCTTTGGGGTACATATCCCCAATTAGAAATCCTTTAattggataagaaaaaaaattaaggatatgAAAACATTATGGTGATCAAGAGAATGATTacataaaaagggaagaaaattattaatattttcaatggAGGTAAATGGTATTAATTCCCTTCTATTACATTTTCAGATCCTTTTATTTTACGTCTCAAGGATTTCTAGACCTTTCCCTGATCACTTACTTACGTGTTCTCCCATCTGAATAATCTCGGCTACTACTGTCAGCTTCACATTAATATTCTCACACTAAACTTGCTAATTTTCCTTAACTGAATTTATTTCAGTGGTCAAATAGAGATCTTTAGGCCAAAATTGTTTAATGCCTTTCACCTTGTTTCACCTTGTatatgtgttttggttttgtttttaaatttgtgtgtgtgtgtgtaattttccATGGAAATCAGGTGCTCAGATTGTGATTATTCATAATTTTGATTCATAACTATTATCATGGGTACATGCCTCTATATTCAATGAAAATGTTAGATACAAAGACTGAATGCTTAGtaagtaaaaaatgttaattaaacaattataatattaatagatGACATGTTTTTGATGTATCCTCCATGCAAAGCTTTGTACCaagtacattatctcatttaaaccccACAGAATTcaatttggaaaactttttttagactcattttactaatgaagaaactgagtcttagaGGGATCAAGTGTCAGAGCCAGGACTTTTACCCAGAGCTGTAGGACAACATGATCCATGCTTCTGACCATGGCTCTGTGCTCTTGAAGGTTGGCTCTTTCCCATATACCATGGATCTTCCCTAAGGATTGATAAATTAAACTTTCTTCaactttttgcttccttttaccTATTTACATagttagttcttttttaaaaaatcaagtttctGAATCTTGTGTctcctaattttctttctcttcctaacTCCTCGTTGGCGGTCCTCACTTTTTGTTCGCCAGTAGGCCAAAACAATTCAGTTTCCAAAATTCCTTGTTCATAGGAAGAACCCCTGGAATCTGAATACATCATACAGTAATCAATTTTTAGCATCATTTTCCTTGGTCTCTCTGCAGGATGTGATAATATTTATCATGCCCTTTATTCTGTAACTCCCTTTGCTCTTGgctccttggctttttttttttttaattcttttttttaaagtaatgtttattatttattatttttgagggtgggaggggcaaagagagagggagacacagaatctgaagcgggctccaggctctgagctgtcagcacagagcctgatgtggggctcaaactcccaaaccgtgagatcatgacctgagccaaagtcggatgctgaacccactgagccaccctggtacccctcATTGGGTTTTCTAAAGCCAATCTTCTTCCCACTTCTTGCCaacagaaatttcatttttttctggtagTTGGCTTAAATCTCTACATTATAGAAGACATTAGCTCTATCTCCAGTTGAGAGCATGATTTTTATACATGATCTATACGTGATTTTTATAAACCAGTTGCTATAAACCTATTTTCCTTGGCCATGAATTAATCTAAGATAGGGCATGTGACCCAGAACTATTTAATGGTAAACTAATGTTGTCTGAAGAACTTTCCttccaaatgaaaagacaaagctTCATGTAGAGAAGGTTCTTTTCATggtcttgggttttttttgttttttgttttttgtttgttttttgttttttttttttgcatttaatgcTAATGATATGTTTAAAGGTGCAGAAACCACAATGTTGCAAAGcccatataataaaataatacagtaaaaattCAGAGAGGACCTAGAAACCAAAGGCATGTTGAATCATTTAACTAAAGCCTTCAATAATGTCCCTTCAGATTTATTCTTataatgtgagaaaaataaactgtaactTCTCTGATCCACTATAAACCACTATAAACCAGTCAACTCTGATTCTGTTAATTTGTTGAATGCAATTAGATCATTTTTATAACAGCCCTTCCCTAATTATTCTTCTGCCTTTCTGACCTCTCTATACCTTTCACTAACACAGCAATCATTTTTACTCTCCTTCACCTTAACTTCTGGTGTGACTCAGAGTCtgtgttaagtatttttttttaagtgtgttgaCAACACCTCTTTTAACCATTCTCTCAGGAAAGTCTTCTATGCCTGTTTACCTTGGTCTGATAATGGGAAGgacttaaaatgcaaattcttcatCACATACCTCCGCCTGTATCTTTTTAAAACCCTCATAAAGATTCTCATTGCTCTGAGGGGAAAAAGATTTTATTCAATActagtttacttattttcactAGTACCTACATGTTGAATtctgaatctgtaggtttatCCCTTGCTCCAGAGTAATATATGCAAAGCAGTCTGTGATATACACAAATGCAAGTTCCATCTCCATCATCAAGTAGATATGTCAGAactgaaattataatattttaatttactcCAATGATTTGATAAATATCACTACCATTCTCTCCAGTGTCTGGTGTAGATACCTGGGTAGCactctgttctttcatttctagCTCCAGTTGTATAACTTTAATCTCAactatttcttatttcatttccttcttcactTCTATTGTCATTTTGTCCTTTACATCTGGTCTACATATTTTCCCATCTTGAAAAGGCTCCCAATTGAAAAGGCTCATGAATGATCTCTGTTCCATTTTTCCCATGTCCAGTCTGTTCTACAGTCTGTTTCCGTATCTGTCTATCCACAGATCAAATGATCACGTGGTTTTCCTATGTGGGTCTATCAAGAGAAAATTTTAGATCCCACAGCATATCACATAAAGACCATGAGAAGAGATGAACAATACTTGATTTCAGAGGCTATTTCTATAAAGATTATAGGGAATGAATGTACTAAACAATCACTGGATAAATTTCAAAGCTTATCCCTGATAAAAAAACTTAGTAAAATAGGaaagattaagaaatattttaatatgatattttaaatataatttttaaaccaaTAGTCAATGTCTGATTATAGATGAAACATTAAAATCAGGAACATGAATAAGGAAACTTGCAGAATTATGTTTCAATAATTTACTATAGCAGAAAGAGCAAATCCAGTAATGTTCTTGAAAGGATGATATCAAAAATATAATTGTTCACAAATCCCATCTCAATAACttgtaattaaatgaaaaaaataaatcaggattattttaataaacataataaataataaatagtaaataataacttaataaaataaaacaatttagaaaGGTCTCctttataagtgaaataattatGCAACATATGCATTCTATTGAAAAAACGAACTTTTCTGAAACATTTGAAATGCAGattgaaatggaaaatgaaaccatgtaaatagagaaaaaagattcAAAGTTGTAAAAATAGCCGTTCTCACTGAACTATTCTGAGCAATAATTGCAGTTcccgttttcactcttatgtggttcctgagaaacttaacagaagaccatgggggaggggaaggaaaaaaaagaggttggggagggagggagccaaaacataagagactcttaaaaactgagaacagactgagggttgatgggaggtgggagggagggggagggtgggtgagggtgggtgatgggtattgaggagggcacctgttgggctgagtactgggtgttgtatgggaaccaatttgacaagaaatttcatatttaaaaaaataaaaaaataaaaataagtaaaataaaaagccaagtggaagggcacctgagtggctcagtcggttaagcatcagactctaggtttcaactcaggtcatgatctcacagtttcgtgagtttgagcccagtgtcaggctcagcactctctcaccctctctctctatcctccccctcgcttgctctgtctctcccaaaataaataaataacctttaaaaaaaaagccaagcagAAATATTGTGGAGCATTACAGAGTGATCTAAATGTCCTTTTCAAAGTCCAGAGATAttgtgaaaaggaaatgaagtggGTGCTAGGGGGTAGAAAAGAGAACACTTTCTGTAAAGGAGATTGGGATATATCATAAACCCATACTAATTAAACAATGATTGATTTAACTGAAGTTGAACAGATAAATATAACGAAACCTAGTTAAGAATGTGGTACAAATTAGGAAACTTAGTATATGATAAATATGGCATTGGAATTAAATAGGATAATCAAAGGCTATATACTAAAATTAGAGTATTCGATAGTTAGTAAATATGAAGCTCAACATTGGAAACATAAACTTGTAAGCATCTTACCATTCTTCTTACAGCAAAGTATCTTCCAGATGCTTAGAATGCTtaagtgtaaaaataaaattgtaaagttttaataaaatgggTACGAGTTAATTTCTAAAACTGGAGATTGAAGAGGTCTATGTTTAGTTCAAATTCAGAAAgcatattccatttttaaaaattttctcctcAACAGAATAGATAAACCTGTTGCTGCTGTAGGTTTGGGGAAGCAGTGCTTCTCATTCTCAGCTGATGGGAGATGTGCAGTGTTACAGTCATCCCAGAAGGCAGTTGAGTCATaagagtaaaaaatattttaactgtaaTTCAGAATCCTATGTCTTGGAATTAAttgaaagaaaatagacaaaatgcataatgttattttactttacCATTTCTTATAATAGGAAATGTTTGTTAATAAGGGACTGATTATGTGGATATATCCAGTTTTAAAAGGGTTATTAGGTGTCTACATTAACTAGCATGGGAAGATATCAGTAAGTCCAGAAaactatagaagaaaaaaaatattcttactgGGGAGGAGAGTACAAATG is part of the Neofelis nebulosa isolate mNeoNeb1 chromosome 7, mNeoNeb1.pri, whole genome shotgun sequence genome and encodes:
- the LOC131516824 gene encoding olfactory receptor 4F21-like; translated protein: MDGLNNSMVSEFVLLGLSSSWETKVFLTLIFSLIYLGIILGNLFIVFLVIFDSHLHSPMYFLLANLSFIDVGVASTTVPKMIRDLLNEYKIISFQSCMTQICFIHIMGGVEMVLLIAMAFDRYTAICKPLHYLNIMNPKICVSFVIAGWVIGVIHAMSQFAFIINLPFCGPNKVDSFYCDFPRIIKLACTDGAKFEFIIAANSGFMSMGTFFLLILSYIFILVTVWKRSSGDLSKAFVTLSAHITVVVLFFTPCMFLYVWPFPTSSIDKYLFIADFAITPILNPIIYTLRNKDIKVAIKRLSK